The following are encoded in a window of Sminthopsis crassicaudata isolate SCR6 chromosome 3, ASM4859323v1, whole genome shotgun sequence genomic DNA:
- the TRAPPC3 gene encoding trafficking protein particle complex subunit 3 isoform X1 — protein sequence MSRQANRGTESKKMSSELFTLTYGALVTQLCKDYENDEDVNKQLDKMGYNIGVRLIEDFLARSNVGRCHDFRETADVIAKVAFKMYLGITPSITNWSPAGDEFSLILENNPLVDFVELPDNHSSLIYSNLLCGVLRGALEMVQMAVDVKFVQDTLKGDGVTEIRMRFIKRIEDNLPAGEE from the exons ATGTCGAGGCAAGCGAATCGAGGCACTGAGAGCAAGAAAATG AGTTCTGAGCTTTTTACTCTGACCTATGGAGCTCTGGTCACCCAGCTTTGCAAGGACTATGAAAATGATGAAGATGTGAACAAACAACTGGACAAAAT GGGCTACAATATTGGTGTCCGATTGATTGAAGATTTCCTGGCTCGGTCAAATGTTGGCAGATGTCATGACTTTCGGGAAACAGCAGATGTTATCGCCAAG GTAGCATTTAAAATGTACCTGGGCATCACCCCGAGCATCACCAACTGGAGCCCCGCTGGTGACGAATTCTCCCTGATCTTGGAAAACAACCCCCTGGTCGATTTCGTGGAGCTTCCTGATAACCACTCATCCCTCATTTATTCCAATCTCCTATGTGGGGTGTTGAGGGGAGCTCTGGAAATG GTCCAGATGGCAGTGGACGTGAAGTTTGTTCAGGACACACTGAAAGGAGACGGGGTAACAGAAATCAGGATGCGATTCATCAAGCGAATTGAGGATAATCTCCCTGCAGGAGAAGAGTAA
- the TRAPPC3 gene encoding trafficking protein particle complex subunit 3 isoform X2, translating into MGYNIGVRLIEDFLARSNVGRCHDFRETADVIAKVAFKMYLGITPSITNWSPAGDEFSLILENNPLVDFVELPDNHSSLIYSNLLCGVLRGALEMVQMAVDVKFVQDTLKGDGVTEIRMRFIKRIEDNLPAGEE; encoded by the exons AT GGGCTACAATATTGGTGTCCGATTGATTGAAGATTTCCTGGCTCGGTCAAATGTTGGCAGATGTCATGACTTTCGGGAAACAGCAGATGTTATCGCCAAG GTAGCATTTAAAATGTACCTGGGCATCACCCCGAGCATCACCAACTGGAGCCCCGCTGGTGACGAATTCTCCCTGATCTTGGAAAACAACCCCCTGGTCGATTTCGTGGAGCTTCCTGATAACCACTCATCCCTCATTTATTCCAATCTCCTATGTGGGGTGTTGAGGGGAGCTCTGGAAATG GTCCAGATGGCAGTGGACGTGAAGTTTGTTCAGGACACACTGAAAGGAGACGGGGTAACAGAAATCAGGATGCGATTCATCAAGCGAATTGAGGATAATCTCCCTGCAGGAGAAGAGTAA